The Streptomyces hundungensis genome contains the following window.
CAGCCAGGTATGCACCCCGGCCAAGTTCCCCACGTTGCGCCTCGTTTTCCTTACCTGGGGCGACGGCATCGACAGCTTCGACATACTCGGAACAACTGAAGGACAGCAGTAGTGCCCCGCTACACCTACCTGTGCCCCCTGCGCTGGGCCGACATGGATGCCAACGGCCACATGAACAATGCGGTCTACAACACGTACCTGGAGGACACTCGATTCCGGATGTTCTCCGACCTCGTGCCTGACGACCCCGCCGAGCGACTTGCCTGCAACTTCGTCGTGCGCGAGCAGACACTGCGCTACGTACGTCCGCTCGTCTACCGCGAGCAGCCGGTCAGGATCGAGGCATGGGTGGAGGACCTGAAGGGCGCCTCCTTCACCATCCGGTGCACGATCCAGGACGACGACGATGTTTATGTGGAGTCCCGCACGCTCATAGCCGGCTTCGACTCGATCGCCCACCGTGTCCGCCGCTTCCAGGAGAAGGAACGCGAGGCAATCGCCGCGTTTGCCGCGTAAGAGAGCGCGCGCGAGAACAGTGCTTCCGTGCTCATGCCAGCACCCACGCTGGGAAACCATGAAGGCCCTTGGCTTAGCCAAGGGCCTTTGTGCTGCTCACGGGTACTTGCCTCGTACAGGGTTATGCCGAAAGAGTAATTGCTTCGAGGACTTTGCCCTCGGGCAGATCAACATCCGCGGGCCAGCGGAAGATCAGGTCACCGTCTCGCGCTTCCCTGTCCACGAGCTCGAACCCATCCTTGCTCTGCGGGTCGTAGTCGATGACTTTCTTGTCACGGATCAGTCGAGCACGCAGGCGCTTCGCGGCCACACGATGACTGTCCTTGGCCGTGTCATCACCCATGGCTACGCGCAGGTAGGCCATGACAGCCTTGCCGAGGTACGAGGTGTGATGGCTGCCAGCGCCCTGCGTTCGCTTCACCGTCCAGGGGATGGCGTCCTCGATCACCTGCCTGGACACCGCCTGACGGTAGTAGCCAGCCTGGGTGAGGGCCTTGTTCACGGCCTGGCCCACCACGCCGTACCGGGCGCCGATCTGGTCATCCGTGAGCCCCTGCTCCTTCATGCGGATCAGCGTGTTGACGTCCGGAAGAACCTTCTGCACCCGACTCCCCGTCCTTAATTGCTTGATCAACTAACACCGTTGTGCTTCTGACCCTAGCACTCGATCTTGTACACCACACTCCGAACGGTTGCCCTCACATCCCAAAATGAGGCCTACCTCACAGCCCCGTCACTCACCGTGCCCAGTCGAGCGAGACCTGTGTCACATCCCTACCTCGCATCGTCCCCCGAGCACCTTCAGGACACCGACATTTATAGTGAGAAGAAGAAAGAGAGAAGAAGCTAGTTAGAAGCTCTTTAAAGAAAGGTCAGGCTAGGCCAGACCTACTCTCAAAGATTCCTTCCTGTAGACCTCCCGTTGAGTTCATCCGGTAGAGATCCAGGAAGGTGTTGGCCCCGGCTGCCAGATCAGAACCCAGCCGGGGCCACTCATCCGGCCGGCCGAGATTGATCCCCTCTGGTCGGCGAAGGCCGGATCGCTACCGGCTGGAATCGCGGTGTAGGCGCGCACTCCTCCCTCTCCGGGAGGCAGCTCAGGGTTCGAGTCCCTGTCGATTCACCTATCCCGATGCAGCAGCGCATCACACACAGACATCTGAACCGGATGGTCCGGCCTCATCGGGATTCAACTTCAAAGGGGGTGGGCTGATGCCGCGTGCCAAGAGCGTCTGCTACGTCAGCGGCTGTACCAGGACCACGGTCCGCTCGGGCCGGTGCGACGAGCACGCTCCCCCTGCTCGAAGGGGTTGGGACAGGAAGTCCGCCCGGAACGAGTCCCGGCCCGGTGACTGGTCCTCCCGCAGGGCCCGGGTCCTAGCTCGCGACCGGTTCACCTGCCAGAAGTGCGGCACCAGGGAAAACCTCCAGGTCGATCACCTGGTGCCCGTGAGCCGTGGCGGCTCCTGGGAGCTGGACAACCTCTGGGTGCTCTGCGGCAAGTGCCACGCCCTCAAGACCTACTACGACGACCGTCGCTCCTGATGAGCGGCGGTTAGTTCATTCATGGAGTGATGATGCGATGACCCCCGACGCCTGGGCCGACGAGTACGACCAGGAGCACGCCGGCCTCCGAGTCCAGCGCCCGTCGAAGGCCGCGCTCAAGCGGGAGTGGCACCGTTCCGCGGTGGTCGAGCTGGAGGAGCTCGGCGAGCTGTACGGGGTCTCCTCCGATCTGCTGAAGAGGGCGGTCTGATGGCGACGCGACGCGGGCCGGCGCCCAACCCCAACGCGGTCCGCCGCAACACAAATCACGCCTTGGGTGAGAAGACCCTCTCCGGTCAGGCCGGTGAGGGCAGGGAGCTGCCGAAGGCCCTGGGGATCTCGACGGCCGGGGCCAAGCGCTTCTGGCGCACGTGGGCTTCCTCCCCTCAGACCGAGGACTGGTTGGAGA
Protein-coding sequences here:
- a CDS encoding acyl-CoA thioesterase, with the translated sequence MPRYTYLCPLRWADMDANGHMNNAVYNTYLEDTRFRMFSDLVPDDPAERLACNFVVREQTLRYVRPLVYREQPVRIEAWVEDLKGASFTIRCTIQDDDDVYVESRTLIAGFDSIAHRVRRFQEKEREAIAAFAA
- a CDS encoding HNH endonuclease, whose product is MPRAKSVCYVSGCTRTTVRSGRCDEHAPPARRGWDRKSARNESRPGDWSSRRARVLARDRFTCQKCGTRENLQVDHLVPVSRGGSWELDNLWVLCGKCHALKTYYDDRRS